In Maridesulfovibrio sp., the following proteins share a genomic window:
- a CDS encoding HD domain-containing phosphohydrolase — translation MGLTDDSMLIEESYCSITGDIFKILPKNKLPFSLFRMNTTNGKFTPASIPGKTILSADKQAIAADCNRGLIFIKFTDINKCRPYFISHIPTVIRDISHSIPDQELAALLLDGLKVNAKKIYTDSVKLYFEDFRQTLIAVGELLHKKPELLWLMHPLLDSNHSLVNKSLSNGIIGASVLLHARDIKPDLQIFLDALFALFLCDIGLSNLPEFVLGKEFCLSLDEQKRIRHHPISSIEILSLTKSLTKNSLRAILEHHERMDGSGYPRGVTNDQLSWLGKLCGAVDSYVAMTMGRPGKKRMPIVKALKILYSEATQYDPNIIYALEKVTYRD, via the coding sequence ATGGGCTTAACTGATGACTCCATGTTAATTGAAGAAAGTTACTGCTCCATAACAGGAGACATCTTCAAAATACTTCCTAAAAACAAGCTCCCTTTCAGCTTGTTTAGGATGAATACAACTAACGGTAAATTTACCCCCGCATCAATTCCGGGAAAGACTATTCTTTCTGCCGACAAACAGGCTATTGCTGCAGATTGCAACCGGGGTCTTATTTTTATCAAGTTCACAGACATCAATAAATGCAGGCCCTACTTCATATCCCATATACCGACTGTAATCAGAGATATTTCACACTCCATCCCGGATCAGGAATTGGCTGCCCTTCTCCTTGACGGATTAAAAGTAAACGCAAAAAAAATATATACGGATTCTGTAAAACTCTACTTTGAGGACTTCCGGCAGACACTTATTGCTGTTGGAGAATTGCTGCATAAAAAGCCGGAACTACTCTGGCTCATGCATCCACTGTTGGATTCAAACCATTCTCTGGTCAACAAATCCCTTTCCAATGGCATAATAGGTGCCTCTGTTCTCCTGCACGCCCGGGATATAAAACCTGATTTGCAGATTTTTCTGGATGCCCTCTTCGCCCTTTTCCTCTGCGATATCGGATTAAGCAATCTCCCGGAGTTTGTTCTTGGCAAAGAATTCTGCCTGTCCCTTGATGAACAAAAACGCATCCGCCATCATCCGATCAGTTCCATTGAAATTCTTAGTCTCACCAAATCATTAACTAAAAACTCTCTTAGAGCTATCCTTGAACACCATGAAAGAATGGACGGTTCAGGGTATCCTCGGGGCGTAACCAACGACCAATTATCCTGGCTTGGAAAACTTTGCGGAGCTGTCGATTCCTACGTCGCAATGACAATGGGCCGACCCGGCAAAAAAAGAATGCCCATAGTTAAGGCTCTGAAAATATTGTATAGCGAAGCAACTCAATACGATCCGAATATTATATATGCGTTGGAAAAAGTTACATACCGTGACTAG
- a CDS encoding MFS transporter has translation MGSCSAPQSKLTPWIVWGIATLYFFYDYMQQVAPGAMVTELASHFNAGTASIGLISSVYFYSYAVMQIPIGMMADRFGPHRPLALAAILSCSAGALFTFTATPAEAVGVRIVLGAATGFSFVSCLKLVDNWFPPQKFATMVGLTNIIGMSGAVMGEAPLTESVNRFGWENTLLSIAAFGAIITLLIILLIKDQPENGQQHKISPDKTPTLPILIQILRTPSAWFNAVYAATINMVYTGFGALWGTVFISKLYNISTTEASFMVSMIFIGAIPGSFFFGWFSDRIGKRGIPMIMASAGGLICMAAVVYVPQVPYEFMFVLMLLLGFCCAGNVVAYAFGNDISPKGADGISLGFVNTFLIGGSALAQPIIGWLLQLHSQGTAGMGLMEFRLSLSVLVLAKALALSSALIIHKLKPNE, from the coding sequence ATGGGCAGCTGTTCAGCACCACAAAGCAAACTGACACCATGGATCGTATGGGGAATCGCTACCCTGTATTTTTTCTACGACTACATGCAGCAGGTTGCTCCAGGTGCAATGGTCACTGAGCTTGCATCCCACTTTAATGCTGGAACAGCCAGCATAGGCCTGATCTCTTCAGTCTATTTTTATTCATATGCAGTAATGCAGATACCTATCGGTATGATGGCAGACCGCTTCGGACCCCATCGGCCTTTAGCCCTTGCAGCTATCCTCTCGTGTTCTGCCGGAGCCTTATTCACATTCACCGCCACCCCTGCCGAAGCTGTAGGTGTCAGAATTGTGCTCGGTGCAGCAACTGGCTTCTCTTTTGTTTCCTGTCTTAAGCTCGTGGATAACTGGTTTCCCCCGCAAAAATTTGCCACAATGGTCGGCCTGACAAATATCATTGGTATGTCCGGAGCGGTAATGGGCGAAGCCCCGCTGACAGAGTCGGTCAATAGATTCGGCTGGGAAAACACTCTGCTAAGCATTGCAGCGTTCGGTGCTATAATCACCCTGCTCATAATTCTGCTGATCAAAGACCAGCCGGAAAACGGACAACAGCACAAAATTTCCCCTGACAAAACCCCGACACTTCCAATCCTGATTCAGATTCTAAGAACCCCTTCAGCATGGTTCAATGCAGTTTATGCCGCTACCATCAACATGGTCTACACAGGGTTCGGAGCACTGTGGGGAACGGTTTTCATCTCCAAGCTGTATAACATTTCAACAACTGAAGCATCGTTCATGGTTTCCATGATTTTCATCGGGGCCATTCCTGGCAGCTTCTTTTTCGGCTGGTTTTCTGACCGCATAGGTAAGAGGGGCATTCCCATGATTATGGCCTCCGCAGGAGGTCTCATATGCATGGCAGCTGTCGTCTATGTGCCTCAGGTTCCTTATGAATTTATGTTTGTCTTAATGCTGCTACTCGGATTCTGCTGCGCCGGTAATGTTGTGGCTTACGCTTTTGGTAACGATATAAGTCCTAAAGGGGCAGACGGAATTTCACTAGGTTTTGTGAACACCTTTCTCATCGGAGGCAGTGCACTGGCCCAGCCGATAATAGGATGGTTACTGCAATTGCATTCGCAAGGGACAGCCGGAATGGGGCTGATGGAATTCCGCCTCAGTCTGAGTGTTCTTGTGCTTGCAAAAGCCCTTGCACTTTCATCGGCATTAATCATTCATAAATTGAAACCCAACGAATAA
- a CDS encoding efflux RND transporter permease subunit: MAEQSKKTGPIAWMAGNPVASNLLMIILLVGGLVMGFNIKQEVFPEFTTDTVTVQVAYSGASPEEVEQGIVLSVEEAITGLDGVKEVSSTAAEGSGTIIAEALEGYDLQKLSQDIKSEVDRITSFPEEAEDPVISIASHQRSVLSLMVYGDTDGLSLRKVAEQLREELIGDPDITQVELSEVSGLQITIEIPQSKLRAYGLTLADVADSLAKTSVELPGGGIKTEGGEILVRFKERRDYAREFARVPIVTGDDGTQVLLEDIAVVKEDFQNDDIITTFDGKPAVRVDVYRIGEQTPIGVSDAVHKNLEVFNKSLPAGIHVAVRNDSSDIYRQRMDLLLRNAYMGLGLVFVFLALFLEPRLAFWVSMGIPISFLGGMLILSPAGVSINMISMFAFIISLGIVVDDAIVVGENVYTMRQKGMSWIDAASEGAKRIAMPVVFSVLTNIVAFMPMFFVPGVMGKIFKVIPLVVCSVFFVSLVESLFVLPAHLGHGSERKPGRIMSFVLNYQQKISNGLLYFVHKIYRPFLDRAVNWRYLTVALGIACLILSFAYIKSGRLGFTMFPKIESDYAYLTIDLPYGTAKEVTQKVLDRAVAAAEKVAAENGGDQLVEGVYAKIGGAGRRSTSGSHVLKVQVFLTDADIRPINTEEFVRQWRRNLGAVPGADSVLFESDRGGPGSGGSLEIELSHSDIEVLKKASADLAEALSAYPKVKDIDSGYSPGKRQLDFELLPAGRSLGLTSRSVANQIRASYYGAEVLRQQRGRNEIKVMVRLPEAERASKYDFEELMIRTPDGTDVPLREVVRIKDGRAYTSIDRRNGRRVVSVEADVNPRKETSQIIADVVANVIPQLKADYPGLGYSLEGRQADMQESTESLISGLLMAMMVIYALLAIPFRSYFQPLIVMLCIPFGIVGAVIGHALLGYSLSLMSLFGIVALSGVVVNDSLVFIDYVNIQRRKGHCAYDSVLEAGTARFRPIMLTTLTTFGGLAPMILETSRQAKFLIPMAVSLGFGILFATGITLLLVPAFYMIFEDVRMTLRKIFRRSDDNVQTDGLTSHYPVTKCKYGPDKH, from the coding sequence ATGGCTGAGCAGAGTAAAAAAACAGGACCGATCGCATGGATGGCCGGAAATCCGGTGGCATCCAACCTGCTGATGATCATCTTGCTGGTAGGCGGGCTGGTTATGGGGTTCAACATTAAACAGGAGGTCTTTCCTGAATTCACAACGGATACGGTAACGGTTCAAGTTGCATACAGCGGGGCCAGCCCGGAAGAAGTTGAACAGGGGATTGTTTTATCTGTAGAGGAGGCGATTACCGGTCTTGATGGCGTTAAGGAAGTCTCCAGCACAGCAGCGGAAGGCAGCGGAACCATTATCGCGGAAGCTCTTGAAGGCTACGACCTGCAAAAGTTGAGTCAGGATATCAAGAGTGAGGTTGACCGTATTACTTCTTTTCCCGAGGAAGCTGAGGACCCGGTTATCAGCATAGCCTCACACCAGCGCAGTGTTCTTTCACTTATGGTCTATGGTGACACGGATGGCCTTTCCCTGCGCAAAGTTGCCGAGCAGCTGCGTGAGGAGTTGATCGGTGATCCTGATATTACTCAGGTTGAGCTTTCCGAGGTCAGCGGACTTCAGATTACTATCGAGATTCCTCAGTCCAAACTCCGAGCTTACGGTTTGACTCTTGCCGATGTTGCGGATTCTCTGGCCAAAACATCGGTTGAGCTTCCCGGTGGTGGAATCAAGACTGAGGGTGGCGAGATTCTGGTCCGTTTTAAGGAACGGCGTGATTATGCCCGTGAATTTGCCCGTGTTCCCATTGTTACAGGGGATGACGGCACACAGGTGCTGCTTGAAGATATTGCGGTTGTTAAGGAAGATTTTCAGAATGATGACATCATCACTACATTCGACGGAAAGCCAGCGGTTCGGGTCGATGTTTACCGTATAGGCGAACAAACACCGATAGGCGTTTCAGATGCTGTGCATAAAAATCTGGAAGTGTTTAATAAAAGCCTCCCTGCCGGAATTCATGTGGCAGTACGCAATGACAGCTCGGATATTTATCGCCAGCGTATGGATCTGCTCTTGCGTAACGCATATATGGGGCTGGGGCTGGTCTTTGTTTTTCTGGCTCTTTTCCTTGAGCCGCGTCTGGCATTCTGGGTTTCCATGGGTATTCCCATATCATTTCTGGGCGGTATGCTGATACTTTCACCGGCCGGTGTGAGTATCAATATGATCTCCATGTTCGCGTTCATTATTTCTCTGGGTATTGTTGTTGATGATGCAATCGTCGTCGGTGAGAATGTTTACACCATGCGCCAGAAGGGAATGAGTTGGATCGACGCCGCCAGTGAAGGGGCCAAGCGTATTGCCATGCCGGTTGTTTTCAGTGTTCTGACCAACATTGTGGCTTTTATGCCCATGTTTTTTGTTCCCGGGGTAATGGGGAAAATATTCAAGGTTATTCCCTTGGTTGTGTGTAGTGTATTCTTTGTGTCACTGGTCGAATCACTCTTTGTACTGCCTGCCCATCTTGGACATGGAAGTGAGCGGAAACCGGGCAGGATCATGAGCTTTGTGCTTAATTACCAGCAGAAGATTTCCAACGGCCTGCTTTATTTTGTTCATAAAATATACCGGCCTTTTCTGGATCGTGCGGTTAACTGGCGTTATCTGACCGTTGCTTTGGGTATCGCCTGCCTGATTTTATCTTTTGCATATATCAAAAGCGGGCGTTTGGGCTTCACCATGTTTCCGAAGATTGAGTCCGACTATGCCTATCTGACTATCGATCTTCCTTATGGAACAGCTAAGGAAGTAACTCAGAAGGTGCTCGATAGAGCCGTGGCCGCAGCAGAAAAAGTTGCTGCTGAAAACGGTGGGGATCAGTTGGTTGAAGGTGTTTATGCCAAGATCGGTGGGGCAGGAAGGCGCAGCACCAGCGGTAGTCATGTGCTCAAAGTACAGGTCTTCCTTACCGATGCTGACATACGCCCGATTAATACTGAAGAATTTGTCCGTCAGTGGCGGCGTAATCTGGGGGCGGTTCCCGGAGCTGATTCTGTTCTTTTTGAATCTGACCGTGGTGGACCGGGCTCAGGAGGTTCTCTGGAAATTGAACTGAGCCACAGCGATATCGAAGTGCTTAAAAAAGCTTCAGCTGATCTGGCTGAAGCACTGAGCGCTTATCCAAAGGTCAAGGATATTGATTCTGGCTACTCTCCCGGTAAAAGACAATTGGATTTTGAACTGCTTCCGGCAGGGCGCAGTCTCGGTTTGACTTCCCGCAGCGTAGCCAACCAGATTCGAGCCTCATATTACGGGGCGGAAGTTCTGCGTCAGCAGCGCGGCCGTAATGAAATCAAGGTCATGGTCCGTCTTCCCGAAGCGGAGCGGGCATCCAAATATGATTTTGAAGAATTAATGATCCGCACACCGGACGGAACAGATGTCCCGTTGCGGGAGGTTGTTAGAATCAAGGACGGCAGGGCTTATACATCCATCGACCGCCGTAATGGACGGCGGGTGGTTTCTGTTGAAGCTGATGTTAACCCACGGAAGGAAACATCGCAGATCATAGCCGATGTTGTAGCTAATGTAATACCTCAGCTTAAAGCGGATTATCCCGGTCTGGGGTATTCTCTTGAAGGCCGTCAGGCCGATATGCAGGAGAGTACAGAAAGTCTTATTTCAGGACTGCTTATGGCGATGATGGTTATTTACGCGCTGCTGGCAATTCCTTTCCGCAGTTACTTTCAACCCTTGATTGTTATGCTGTGTATTCCGTTCGGCATTGTTGGAGCGGTTATCGGGCATGCTCTGCTGGGATACAGTCTCAGCCTGATGAGTTTGTTCGGCATTGTTGCTCTTAGCGGGGTTGTGGTTAACGATTCGCTGGTCTTTATTGATTACGTGAACATCCAGCGTCGCAAGGGCCATTGCGCTTATGACTCAGTCCTTGAAGCAGGGACGGCACGTTTCAGACCTATCATGCTGACCACGCTGACCACTTTCGGAGGTCTTGCCCCAATGATTCTTGAAACTTCGAGACAGGCTAAGTTCCTTATTCCTATGGCTGTATCATTGGGATTCGGTATTCTTTTCGCCACCGGCATTACCCTTTTACTGGTCCCGGCGTTCTATATGATTTTTGAGGATGTGCGGATGACACTACGCAAGATATTCAGGCGCAGTGATGATAATGTGCAGACCGACGGACTAACCTCGCACTATCCGGTCACCAAGTGCAAATATGGACCGGATAAACACTGA
- a CDS encoding efflux RND transporter periplasmic adaptor subunit: MASKVWYYIKQIGLKGVLPLLIVAVAVIGAKTLIATRPVAKKKAPVVSAPLVNVNVLAFDNYQVWTPVMGTVEAAREISLEPQVIGRVISVSDSFIPGGYFEKGEEVLRIDPVDYELAVQQQQAVVAEAEYNLKLESGQQRVAGREWKLLKKSSGGTAQEAELALRKPHLQKAKADLVSSKAKLRQARIDLGRTRVTAPFSCMVVSKSADLGAQLTLGETIASLVGTDEFWVVVSVPVDRLSSISVPSSQNNYKGSKARVVMSSGNTVMEREGEVLRLLPSLESKGRMARVIVSVKDPLNLKGGEVRPLLLGSYVSVYIDSGTLENVVAIPRTAFRDNNTIWVMLDSGVLDIRSVEPVWRDQDFIYLAEGVKSGEKLVVTDISAPLQNMKVRENGSGSMKQKVSGSNSKKVNGNG; encoded by the coding sequence ATGGCTAGTAAAGTATGGTATTATATCAAGCAGATAGGTTTAAAGGGAGTCCTTCCTTTATTGATAGTGGCTGTTGCCGTGATTGGAGCAAAGACATTGATAGCCACCAGGCCGGTAGCCAAGAAAAAAGCTCCGGTTGTATCCGCACCGCTGGTAAATGTGAACGTCCTGGCGTTTGATAATTATCAGGTCTGGACCCCGGTTATGGGTACTGTTGAAGCTGCACGGGAAATTAGTCTTGAACCGCAGGTTATCGGAAGGGTTATTTCAGTCAGTGACTCTTTTATCCCCGGTGGCTATTTTGAAAAAGGAGAGGAAGTTCTGCGCATTGATCCAGTTGACTATGAACTGGCTGTTCAGCAGCAGCAGGCTGTGGTCGCCGAAGCAGAATATAATCTAAAACTCGAAAGCGGACAGCAGCGAGTGGCCGGGCGCGAATGGAAGTTGCTTAAGAAATCTTCCGGTGGAACAGCTCAGGAGGCAGAACTTGCCCTGCGTAAGCCGCACCTGCAAAAGGCCAAGGCGGACCTTGTATCTTCTAAAGCCAAACTCAGACAGGCCCGCATTGATCTGGGCAGAACAAGAGTGACCGCACCTTTTTCCTGTATGGTCGTCAGCAAGAGTGCTGATCTCGGTGCTCAGCTTACTCTCGGTGAAACAATCGCTTCATTGGTGGGTACAGATGAATTCTGGGTGGTCGTTTCTGTTCCTGTGGACCGTCTGTCTAGTATCAGTGTTCCATCGTCTCAAAATAATTATAAAGGCTCAAAGGCCCGCGTCGTCATGAGCAGCGGCAACACTGTAATGGAACGTGAAGGAGAAGTCCTTCGTCTGTTGCCTTCTCTTGAATCAAAAGGCCGCATGGCACGGGTAATTGTTTCCGTTAAAGATCCCCTTAATTTGAAGGGTGGTGAGGTTCGTCCTCTGCTGCTGGGCAGTTATGTGAGCGTATACATTGATTCCGGCACTCTTGAAAATGTTGTTGCCATTCCCCGCACCGCTTTTCGGGATAACAACACTATCTGGGTTATGCTGGATAGTGGGGTGCTCGATATCCGAAGTGTTGAACCGGTCTGGCGGGATCAGGATTTCATTTACCTTGCTGAAGGTGTGAAGTCCGGAGAAAAGCTGGTTGTAACTGATATTTCGGCACCATTGCAGAATATGAAGGTGCGTGAGAACGGTTCAGGCTCCATGAAACAGAAAGTAAGCGGTTCAAATTCCAAAAAGGTGAACGGCAATGGCTGA
- a CDS encoding efflux transporter outer membrane subunit, whose amino-acid sequence MSLTKLKLTAICMLAVFGLSACSPFQPDPRDNMTMGVPLQYELYSSQPRELGKWWESFHNEELNRLVEEALKANFDVRIAWAKLRQLRATAVQSRADIYPKLDGKGSYNNSKSGSDGTEGKKGSTSTDTHKLGLAASYEIDLWGKIEAKAATGELNYLSSREDVNSAAMTVASEVVKRWLEIQLQRKKKAIYKKQLETNETYLELIELRFRNSLATALDVFQQRETTARTRALIPPVEAAEQLKLHELAYLLGKPAGTVDIATADFPELPELPGLGIPFDLLAMRPDVRAAGLKLQSADWAVSAARADRLPSLSLSAEAMLSSAELANIFSGWMTSLTASLVGPIFDGYQRKAEVERTRAVVDERMLNYKDTVYTAFKEVQDSLVQEKWQHQYIEARKNQLEAAQLNLNEAGSRYLQGLEDYLPVLSALVSVHDLEINIAQDEADLLSYRVSLYRALGGTWTDALEDGAELKADADDEAAVVVADKIKRETAPVKEGI is encoded by the coding sequence ATGTCCTTAACCAAGTTGAAATTAACTGCAATCTGCATGCTGGCTGTTTTCGGGCTCTCTGCATGTTCCCCGTTTCAGCCCGACCCGCGTGATAATATGACGATGGGCGTTCCCTTGCAATATGAGCTATATTCCAGCCAGCCGCGTGAGCTGGGTAAATGGTGGGAAAGCTTTCACAATGAAGAGTTGAACAGGCTGGTTGAAGAAGCCCTTAAAGCTAATTTCGATGTGCGTATCGCTTGGGCTAAATTGCGTCAGCTGCGGGCCACAGCAGTGCAGTCGCGGGCCGATATTTATCCCAAACTGGATGGGAAAGGCTCCTACAACAATTCCAAGTCTGGCAGTGACGGGACTGAAGGCAAGAAAGGGTCTACATCAACCGATACTCATAAGCTGGGGCTGGCCGCATCATATGAAATAGACCTTTGGGGAAAGATTGAGGCCAAAGCCGCCACCGGCGAACTGAATTATCTTTCGTCACGAGAAGATGTGAATTCAGCGGCCATGACCGTAGCATCGGAAGTAGTAAAACGCTGGCTTGAAATTCAGTTGCAGCGCAAGAAAAAGGCGATTTATAAAAAACAGCTTGAAACTAATGAAACCTATCTTGAACTTATTGAACTTCGCTTCCGAAACTCTCTTGCCACTGCCCTTGATGTTTTTCAGCAGAGGGAAACCACTGCCCGGACACGTGCCTTGATTCCACCGGTTGAAGCGGCTGAACAGCTCAAGCTGCATGAGCTTGCCTATCTGCTGGGGAAGCCTGCCGGGACTGTTGATATTGCCACCGCTGACTTTCCGGAACTACCGGAGCTTCCGGGATTGGGTATTCCTTTTGACCTGCTTGCCATGCGCCCGGATGTCCGTGCGGCTGGGCTTAAACTGCAATCAGCTGATTGGGCTGTAAGTGCCGCGCGAGCTGACCGTCTGCCTTCACTTAGTCTTTCGGCAGAGGCTATGCTTTCCAGCGCCGAACTCGCCAACATTTTTTCCGGTTGGATGACGAGTCTCACCGCTTCGCTGGTCGGGCCTATTTTTGACGGCTATCAGCGCAAGGCCGAAGTTGAGCGGACCCGCGCTGTTGTTGATGAGCGTATGCTTAACTATAAAGATACGGTTTATACAGCTTTCAAGGAAGTTCAGGATTCTCTGGTGCAGGAGAAGTGGCAGCATCAATATATCGAGGCCCGCAAGAATCAGCTTGAAGCAGCGCAGTTGAATCTTAATGAAGCCGGTTCTCGTTACTTACAGGGTCTTGAAGATTACCTGCCGGTGCTCAGTGCGTTGGTCAGCGTGCATGACCTTGAGATCAACATTGCACAGGATGAGGCAGACCTGCTTAGCTACAGAGTCTCCCTCTACCGTGCGCTTGGCGGAACATGGACCGATGCCCTTGAAGACGGGGCGGAGCTTAAGGCTGACGCGGATGATGAGGCTGCTGTAGTTGTAGCAGACAAGATTAAAAGAGAAACCGCTCCCGTAAAAGAGGGTATTTAG
- a CDS encoding response regulator transcription factor translates to MEQQYPVLIVDDDAKLRELLTQYLAGYGYEVFTLPSGEGIVEEVKKTAPGIVILDIMMPGKDGLEVLRALRPHSNVPVIMLTAKGEDTDRIVGLELGADDYVSKPFNPRELLARIKAVLRRVQEPGRPLGNNSGQIETAGIVLHLAHQKLEIEGQSIDLSSTEFKLLKSLMENSGQPMTRDALMTSVWGKDFNAFDRSIDVHISKLRALLKPYPDHESRIKTVWGTGYMFVGE, encoded by the coding sequence ATGGAACAACAATATCCCGTACTCATAGTTGACGACGACGCAAAACTCAGGGAACTGCTTACCCAGTACCTTGCAGGATACGGCTATGAAGTATTCACCCTGCCTTCCGGTGAAGGTATAGTCGAAGAAGTAAAAAAAACAGCACCCGGAATCGTCATCCTTGATATTATGATGCCCGGTAAAGACGGACTGGAAGTACTTCGCGCCCTGCGCCCGCATTCCAACGTCCCGGTAATTATGCTTACCGCCAAAGGGGAAGATACCGACCGCATTGTCGGCCTTGAACTGGGAGCTGACGATTACGTTTCCAAGCCTTTCAATCCGCGTGAACTTCTTGCCCGCATCAAGGCGGTTCTCCGCCGGGTGCAGGAACCTGGACGCCCTTTAGGAAACAACTCCGGACAGATAGAGACGGCCGGAATAGTTCTGCATCTGGCCCATCAGAAGCTGGAAATCGAAGGGCAGTCCATAGATCTCTCCTCCACTGAATTCAAACTGCTTAAATCACTAATGGAAAACTCAGGGCAACCAATGACCCGCGATGCCCTGATGACTTCTGTCTGGGGTAAGGATTTCAATGCCTTCGACCGCAGCATAGATGTCCACATCAGTAAACTGCGCGCCCTGCTAAAACCGTATCCAGACCATGAATCACGCATCAAAACAGTATGGGGAACCGGTTACATGTTCGTAGGTGAGTAA
- a CDS encoding HAMP domain-containing sensor histidine kinase, producing MKISRTYLKIFLSFLMVLVVSELIIFGLLHLSWDKSPRILHLERQILTVKDLVELKIDGQPRSLEEEQKLLTPLIITLGKSLEAHIWVTDPYGKVIASSSPKIPDMDEFTTGDAAKSHEGVYVYKKSKNGIKSVYGVYTANLPQGYPFTYHLYHSFRKFDEESWFIRAQIILTIIAGIFLIPVSRRVVRPLKELTASASRMGRGDLKQRVEIKGKDEIAELGQAFNHMAEGLGKMVKSSRELTANVSHELRSPLTRMRISLEMLKENIERGDTAGCNTFVNGMQAEITHMDELIGRIIEFSKLDMHKHPAMNETVDMKELLSELLEQYKCVAERNNLKLKISLDDLKLSNCNRNGIRIVMDNIFGNAFKYTDPEGTVMVNLDQHGKNVRVQVTNTHAPLPKEDLEEIFNPFHRLKAQEIPGSGLGLAAANKIIRIHDGEIRAENCSDGFRITIEL from the coding sequence ATGAAGATAAGCCGTACCTACCTTAAAATTTTCCTTTCCTTTCTGATGGTGCTGGTAGTTTCCGAACTGATTATCTTCGGGCTACTGCATCTGTCTTGGGATAAAAGCCCCCGTATTCTACATTTGGAACGGCAGATCTTAACAGTCAAAGATCTTGTGGAACTAAAGATTGATGGGCAACCCCGTTCCCTCGAAGAAGAACAAAAACTTCTGACGCCTCTCATAATCACATTAGGCAAATCTTTAGAGGCGCATATATGGGTCACTGATCCATACGGAAAAGTGATTGCGTCTTCATCTCCAAAAATCCCCGATATGGATGAATTCACTACCGGAGATGCAGCAAAATCTCATGAAGGAGTGTACGTCTATAAAAAGAGCAAAAACGGTATAAAAAGCGTCTACGGAGTTTATACTGCGAACCTTCCACAGGGCTATCCATTTACCTACCACCTTTATCATTCTTTTCGAAAATTTGACGAAGAAAGCTGGTTCATCCGTGCTCAGATTATTTTGACCATTATTGCCGGCATATTTCTTATCCCGGTTTCAAGGCGTGTAGTCCGCCCGCTAAAGGAACTGACCGCTTCAGCGTCCAGAATGGGTAGGGGAGATCTTAAGCAGAGAGTGGAGATCAAAGGTAAAGATGAAATAGCAGAACTTGGTCAGGCCTTCAACCACATGGCCGAAGGTCTGGGAAAAATGGTCAAATCAAGCCGGGAATTAACTGCCAATGTCTCGCACGAACTCCGCAGCCCGCTGACACGCATGCGCATCTCCCTTGAAATGCTCAAGGAAAATATCGAAAGGGGGGACACTGCCGGATGCAATACTTTTGTTAACGGCATGCAGGCCGAGATTACCCATATGGATGAACTAATAGGCAGAATAATAGAATTCTCCAAACTGGACATGCATAAGCACCCGGCCATGAATGAAACCGTCGACATGAAGGAATTGCTTTCAGAACTTTTGGAACAATACAAATGTGTTGCGGAACGAAATAACCTCAAGTTGAAAATCTCACTTGACGATCTCAAGCTTTCCAACTGTAACCGCAATGGGATAAGAATCGTAATGGACAATATTTTCGGTAATGCCTTCAAGTATACTGACCCAGAAGGGACAGTTATGGTAAACCTTGATCAGCATGGCAAAAACGTGCGCGTTCAGGTGACCAATACCCACGCTCCATTGCCGAAAGAAGATCTTGAAGAAATTTTCAATCCATTCCACCGCCTGAAAGCGCAGGAAATTCCCGGTTCCGGTCTGGGACTTGCCGCCGCAAATAAAATTATACGCATTCACGATGGTGAAATTCGAGCGGAAAACTGCTCAGACGGATTTAGGATCACAATAGAACTTTAA
- a CDS encoding GNAT family N-acetyltransferase — protein MSISLHFNTENIDWQKIAEIFEKAPLGTREPEKLARAAKNSALVCFAKDGDKFVGFARAISDLEYQAAIYDLCILPDYQSKGVGKMIMNALKEKLGPLSIILYAVPGKEGFYKKLGFVPMLTAMGIFQDEAGMIERGYLEG, from the coding sequence ATGAGCATCAGCCTGCACTTTAATACGGAAAATATCGACTGGCAGAAGATAGCGGAAATTTTTGAAAAAGCTCCGTTGGGAACCCGCGAGCCTGAAAAACTGGCCCGCGCCGCAAAGAACAGCGCACTTGTCTGCTTTGCCAAGGACGGTGATAAATTCGTCGGATTCGCCCGCGCCATCAGCGACTTGGAATATCAGGCTGCCATCTACGACCTCTGCATACTCCCGGATTACCAATCCAAAGGGGTCGGCAAAATGATCATGAACGCCTTGAAAGAGAAGCTCGGTCCGCTGAGCATCATCCTCTATGCGGTTCCGGGCAAAGAAGGATTTTACAAAAAGCTGGGCTTCGTGCCCATGCTCACCGCCATGGGCATTTTTCAGGATGAAGCCGGAATGATTGAGCGAGGATATCTGGAAGGTTAA